The sequence below is a genomic window from Lysobacter capsici.
CGAGCTGTAGCTGAAGCCGCAGGTCGGGCCGTCGAAGTACTTGATGATGTGCAGCGATACCTTGCCGGGGCTGACGCCGACCACGCCGGTGCCGTTGCCGCCGACCGCGGCGATGGTGCCGGCGACATGGGTGCCGTGGCCGCAGGTGTCGGTGTTCCACGACTGCCCGCTGGGCGCGTAGCCGGTGATGGTGATGCCGGCGAAATCTTCGTGATCGGCCTTGATGCCCGAATCGATCACGCACACCTTGACCCCGGTGCCGTCGGCGCCGGTGGCGACCACGTCGGGCGCCTGCACCTTGGTGATGCCGTACGGCAGCGATTCGGCCATCGGATAACGCGGCACGTCCTGCTCGATGACAAGATTTTTGTCGGCGCGCAGCTTGCGCAGCACCTCGGGCGGCAAGGTCATCACCACCGCGTTGAGATTGTCGAACTCGTAATGGGTCTTGCCGTCGCCGATGCTCGGCGCGACCACGCCGGCCGCTTTCGCGCTGCTCGCGCTCAACGCCCGCACGGTGCTGACGGTCTGCTGGATCTGCGCCTTGACCTGGGCCTTCTGACCGGGCGCGAAGCGGATCCACACGCGATTCGGATCGCCCGGCGATTGCTGCTCGGGCGGCGCGCCGTGGGCGATGCCGGCCATGCACAGCGCAACCGCTGCGGTAAGCGCGCGGATGCGCGGATGAGGTTTGGACACGATGTGCATTGCGATTCCCCGAGTAAGTGGTTTGCAGCGTTCGAAGGCGGCGGTGCCGGCAAGCGGCACGGCGCTGGGCGCGGATCCGTTGGCCCGATCCGAAATCCATACTTCGCGAGGGGGTGGGCGAATGGAAGGCGCAGACATCGATGTCGCCGGGGTGGAATCGTCTGTGCGGTCACATTTTCAGCAAGAAAATTTTTCCGCTGCTGAAATCATGTGCATGCAGGTCACATCTTGCGTTGATGTGGTTTGTCGTTTGGCACCGGCAATCCCATCGGTGGCCGCCATATGCCCTTCGCGCATGCGCTGGACATGGCCACGTTGGCACGACCGCGTCGGCCATCGCACCGCCGCGGCGGGCATTGCGACTACGAAAAAACCCGGCCGAAGCCGGGTTCGAAAGGGCGCGAACGCGGCCGCATCGCCGCGGCCGCGTCGCACCCTCAATCACCGCGCGCGGCGATCGCGCCCGCGGCGGATCAGAACTTGATGCTCCAACTGTCGATCCGGCCGGTGTCCTGCGCGTCGCGATCGGCCGCGCGCAGCTTCCAGGTGCCGTTGAGCGCCTCGCTGGACAGGTTGACCGTATAGGTCTGGTTGATGTTGTCGGCGTCGGCGCCGGTGCGGCTGTGCAGATTGTAGACCGAGCCGTCCGGCGCGATCAGGTCGACGATCAAGTCGCCCTGATAGGTGTGGACGATGCCGACCGTGACCTGCGCATTGCCGGGCGCGTTGCCGGTGCGGCCGGCCACGGTGATGCTGGTCGACACGCCGGTGGCGTTGTTGTCCGGAATGTTCGCGTCGGTGTCGTTGCTGTAGGTCTGCGCACCCGGATTGCCCGTGCCCTGCGCCGCGGCGACCGCGGCGGCGGCATTGACGATGCCGGCGCCGATCGGCTTGGTGCCCGGCGACACCGGGAACGCGCGCGCGGTGTTCTTGAGCAGGGTGCGCATCTGTTCCTGGGTCAACGGCGTCGGCGCCACCGACTGCACCAGCGCGGCGACGCCGGCGACGTGCGGCGCGGCCATCGAGGTGCCGTCGTAGGACAAGTACGTTTCCGTGGTCGGTCCACGGGTACCGTTGTTGCTGGTGGACAGAATGCCCGAGCCCGGCGCGGCGATATCGACCCCCGCGCCGTAGTTGGAGAAGGACGAGCGCGCGCCGCTGGAAGTGACCGAGCCGACCGAGATCACCGTCCCGCAATTGGTCAGGGTGTAGCCGACCGGCTGGCCCGCGCGATCGAGCGCGGTCAAGGAGTCGGCGTTCGAATTGCCCGCCGCGACCACGATGATCGTGCCGCGCGCGGCCGCGTCGACCACGGCGTCCTTGTAGATCTGCGGGCAGGCGCTCGGCGCGCTGCCGCCCAGGCTCATGTTGATCACGTCGGCCGGATTGGGATTGGCCGGAACGCCCGGCACCGAACCGCCCGAGGCCCAGACGATGGCGTCGGAAATATCCGAGCCGTAACCGCCGCAGCGGCCCAACACGCGCACCGGCACGATCTTGGCGGCATGCGCCGTGCCGGCCACGCCCTTGGTGTTGTTGGTGACGGCGGCGACGGTGCCGGCGACATGGGTGCCATGCCAGTTGGAGTTCCGGGCCGCCGTGCCCGGGCCGCACTGGCCGGCATCGAAACCGTTGCCGGGATCGGCCGGATTGGCGTCGCGGCCGTCGCCGTCGTTGGCGACGAAGAAACCGCCCGGCGGCAAGCCCTCATCCGGCGGATCGCCGCTGATGAAGTCGTAGCCGGCGATGACGTTGCCGTTGAGATCGGTGTGGCTGACCACGCCGGTGTCGATCACCGCCACCACCGTGCCCTCGCCCTTG
It includes:
- a CDS encoding S8 family peptidase, with translation MSARSNSFTLLAAATALAIAAASGSALAADRVDLSSLNVDGSQQFGRFVLKYRSGSAPRGDVASFNKAIAGAASATSNRLGGGKRAVQLKRLRRTAGGADVVLSSRALSRDEAAALMRQLAADPAVESVSNDIFMVPYFTPNDTNFNQQFGFGAGNGGIRATTAWDVTKGEGTVVAVIDTGVVSHTDLNGNVIAGYDFISGDPPDEGLPPGGFFVANDGDGRDANPADPGNGFDAGQCGPGTAARNSNWHGTHVAGTVAAVTNNTKGVAGTAHAAKIVPVRVLGRCGGYGSDISDAIVWASGGSVPGVPANPNPADVINMSLGGSAPSACPQIYKDAVVDAAARGTIIVVAAGNSNADSLTALDRAGQPVGYTLTNCGTVISVGSVTSSGARSSFSNYGAGVDIAAPGSGILSTSNNGTRGPTTETYLSYDGTSMAAPHVAGVAALVQSVAPTPLTQEQMRTLLKNTARAFPVSPGTKPIGAGIVNAAAAVAAAQGTGNPGAQTYSNDTDANIPDNNATGVSTSITVAGRTGNAPGNAQVTVGIVHTYQGDLIVDLIAPDGSVYNLHSRTGADADNINQTYTVNLSSEALNGTWKLRAADRDAQDTGRIDSWSIKF